A region from the Canis lupus baileyi chromosome 27, mCanLup2.hap1, whole genome shotgun sequence genome encodes:
- the CRYBB2 gene encoding beta-crystallin B2 — protein sequence MASDHQTQAGKPQPLNPKIIIFEQENFQGHSHELSGPCPNLKETGVEKAGSVLVQAGPWVGYEQANCKGEQFVFEKGEYPRWDSWTSSRRTDSLSSLRPIKVDSQEHKIILYENPNFTGKKMEIIDDDVPSFHAHGYQEKVSSVRVQSGTWVGYQYPGYRGLQYLLEKGDYKDSGDFGAPHPQVQSVRRIRDMQWHQRGAFHPSN from the exons ATCATCATCTTTGAGCAGGAGAACTTCCAGGGCCACTCGCATGAGCTCAGTGGGCCCTGCCCCAACCTGAAGGAGACTGGCGTGGAGAAGGCAGGCTCTGTCCTGGTGCAGGCTGGACC CTGGGTGGGCTACGAACAAGCCAACTGCAAGGGAGAGCAGTTTGTGTTCGAGAAGGGCGAGTACCCCCGCTGGGACTCGTGGACCAGCAGTCGGAGGACTGACTCCCTCAGCTCCCTGAGACCCATCAAAGTG GACAGCCAAGAGCACAAGATCATCCTCTATGAAAACCCCAACTTCACGGGGAAGAAGATGGAAATCATAGATGATGACGTGCCCAGTTTCCACGCCCACGGCTACCAGGAGAAGGTGTCGTCGGTGCGGGTGCAGAGTGGCAC GTGGGTCGGTTACCAGTACCCTGGCTATCGTGGGCTGCAGTACCTGCTGGAGAAGGGAGACTACAAGGACAGCGGTGACTTtggggctccccacccccaggtgcaGTCCGTGCGCCGCATCCGCGACATGCAGTGGCACCAACGGGGTGCCTTCCACCCCTCCAACTAG